The Triticum aestivum cultivar Chinese Spring chromosome 3A, IWGSC CS RefSeq v2.1, whole genome shotgun sequence genome includes a region encoding these proteins:
- the LOC123060144 gene encoding cleavage stimulation factor subunit 77, with product MDIYNVEAAEILAHETLNLPIGEAAPIYEKLLATFPTAAKYWKQYVESYIVTNDEETAKQIFSRCLLTCPHINLWRCYINFIKKVNSKRGSEGLEETKKAFDFMLNYVGNDVASGPVWMEYIAFLKSMPVMTPQEESHRMTTIRKVYQKAILVPTSHVEQLWKDYDNFENSVSRTLAKGLLSEYQPKFNSAKAVYRERKKYIDDIDWNMLATPSTGSYKEEQQCLAWKRLLTFEKGNPQRIDVTAANRRITFTYEQCLMYLYHHPDVWYDYATWHAKNGSTDSAIKIFQRAVKALPGSEVLKYAFAELEESVGAIQPAKTIYESLVAENSSMSSLAHIQFIRFLRRTEGIEAARKYFLEVRKLPSCTYHVYVAYATMSFCLDKDAKVAQNVFEVGLKRFMQEPGYVLEYADFLCRLNDDRNVRALFERALSLLPPEESVEVWKRFAQFEQIYGDLSSMLKVEQRRKEALSRTSEDVVSSLENTLYDVVSRYNYMDLWPCSSKELDYLSRQEWLAKNMSKKADRSVMLTSGGGSTLDKGTIGVGANAKLLPQSTKVIRPETSRMVIYDPRQMKGPVISATSSGYTKEVDEIFKMLSPPLMSFITNLPAIEGPSPDIDIVLSVLLQSTLPTGHDVGKPSAPVPGRATTDISGPRNQNGSVRRPPKRKAVERQEEEDAAAAAQSRAMPDIFRLRQIQRSRGGGPAQSGSAAMSSGSMFSGEQSANSSS from the exons ATGGACATCTACAACGTGGAGGCCGCCGAGATCCTCGCCCACGAGACCCTC AATCTCCCCATTGGCGAGGCCGCCCCCATCTACGAGAAGCTGCTAGCCACCTTCCCGACAGCG GCTAAGTACTGGAAGCAGTATGTGGAATCATACATTGTCACGAACGACGAGGAGACCGCCAAGCAGATATTCAGCAGATGCTTGCTCACCTGCCCTCATATTAATCTCTG GCGTTGTTACATCAACTTTATTAAAAAAGTAAACAGCAAAAGGGGCTCTGAGGGTCTGGAAGAGACAAAAAAGGCTTTTGATTTCATGCTTAACTATGTCG GCAATGATGTGGCATCTGGCCCCGTTTGGATGGAGTACATTGCATTCTTGAAGTCAATGCCG GTTATGACGCCCCAGGAAGAGTCACACCGCATGACTACTATACGTAAAGTATATCAGAAGGCAATTTTAGTTCCAACTAGTCATGTCGAGCAGCTATGGAAGGATTATGATAACTTCGAAAATTCAGTTAGCCGCACCTTG GCAAAAGGCTTGCTATCTGAGTATCAACCGAAGTTTAACAGTGCTAAGGCTGTATATAGAGAGCGTAAGAAGTATATTGATGATATTGATTGGAACATGCTGGCCACCCCCTCTACAGGCTCCTACAAG GAAGAGCAACAGTGTTTGGCATGGAAAAGACTTCTGACATTCGAGAA GGGGAATCCTCAAAGAATTGATGTTACAGCTGCTAATAGGCGTATTACCTTTACTTATGAGCAA TGCCTAATGTATCTATACCATCATCCTGATGTATGGTATGATTATGCTACATGGCATGCAAAGAATGGTTCTACGGATTCTGCAATCAAAATATTTCAGCGTGCTGTAAAAGCACTCCCTG GTTCTGAAGTACTAAAATATGCCTTTGCTGAACTGGAAGAGTCTGTAGGGGCGATCCAG CCTGCTAAGACAATATACGAGTCTCTTGTAGCTGAAAATTCAAGCATGTCATCACTTGCACACATTCAG TTTATTCGGTTTCTAAGGAGAACAGAAGGCATTGAAGCAGCTCGCAAGTACTTTTTGGAAGTTCGGAAGTTGCCAAGCTGCACTTATCATGTCTATGTTGCATATGCTACAATGTCGTTTTGCCTCGACAAAGATGCGAAG GTGgctcaaaatgtttttgaagttggTTTAAAGCGATTTATGCAAGAACCAGGATATGTCCTTGA ATATGCAGACTTCCTGTGTCGCTTAAACGATGATAGAAATGTACGTGCATTGTTTGAGCGAGCTCTGAGCTTACTTCCTCCTGAGGAATCCGTAGAG GTATGGAAACGATTTGCTCAATTTGAGCAGATTTATGGGGATTTGTCAAGCATGTTAAAG GTGGAACAAAGAAGGAAGGAAGCTTTATCTAGGACATCAGAAGATGTCGTATCGTCCTTAGAGAACACACTTTATGACGTTGTTTCTAGATATAATTATATGGATCTCTGGCCATGCTCATCAAAAGAATTGGATTACCTGTCAAGACAGGAG TGGCTTGCAAAGAACATGTCTAAGAAGGCTGACAGGTCAGTTATGTTAACTAGTGGTGGCGGTTCTACCTTAG ATAAAGGCACTATTGGAGTTGGTGCCAATGCGAAGTTATTGCCGCAGTCTACAAAAGTCATCCGTCCTGAGACTTCTCGAATGGTTATTTATGATCCTAGACAGATGAAAG GACCAGTGATTTCAGCCACATCCAGTGGGTACACAAAGGAGGTTGATGAAATATTCAAAATGCTTTCTCCACCACTCATGTCTTTCATCACAAATTTGCCTGCTATTGAAG GTCCATCACCAGATATAGACATTGTGCTTAGCGTTCTACTGCAAAGCACACTGCCAACAGGACATGATGTTGGCAAACCGTCTGCTCCAGTTCCTGGCCGTGCCACAACTGATATCTCAGGTCCCCGCAACCAAAATGGATCAGTTCGTAGACCTCCAAAAAGGAAGGCTGTTGAAA ggcaagaggaagaagacgcagCAGCAGCTGCGCAGAGTCGAGCCATGCCAGATATATTCAGGCTCAGGCAGATCCAGAGGAGCCGCGGTGGGGGCCCTGCTCAGTCTGGATCGGCGGCGATGTCCAGTGGAAGCATGTTTTCCGGGGAACAGTCAGCCAACAGCTCAAGCTAG